One Mytilus edulis unplaced genomic scaffold, xbMytEdul2.2 SCAFFOLD_848, whole genome shotgun sequence genomic window carries:
- the LOC139509662 gene encoding growth arrest-specific protein 2-like isoform X1, whose product MRNYNEYNNYNKGRRPKTAPLKAGNYDVIDSPMTKVVERDCGLIPMMNGHGKEAGLVPLSKEESQKEDEMTKRLHVLQEESLEPLKEDLSEWLAKTLNIDISAETFMDVLDNGVCLCKLAQVIQQKAQECVANGTCTESIPLKGPRCKNNAPSGSWFARDNAANFLTWCNSHGMKQESMFETEYLVSQTDQKSVINCLLEVARLGYKFGLEPPNIIKMETEIEEEEEEIPVSKPVEIVRPLSNKGPNLDAEIQRIAFNCKCHQYIKKLGDGKYAIFGKVVHIRFLQNRHIMVRVGGGWDTLENYLEHHIPKQVFEHRRDIHGEPRNDVNKYLYFKSQYRSTSAS is encoded by the exons atgagaaattataatgaatacaataattacaataaagGACGAAGACCTAAAACAGCACCTTTAAAAGCA GGTAATTATGATGTAATTGACTCGCCGATGACCAAGGTGGTTGAGCGTGACTGTGGGTTAATCCCAATGATGAATGGACACGGTAAAGAAGCAGGGCTTGTTCCCCTTAGTAAGGAGGAAAGTCAGAAGGAAGATGAGATGACCAAAAGATTACACGTTCTTCAGGAAGAAAGTTTAGAGCCATTAAAAGAAGACTTGTCAGAATGGCTTGCAAAAACATTAA ATATAGATATATCAGCAGAGACATTTATGGATGTATTAGACAATGGTGTATGCTTATGTAAGCTAGCTCAAGTTATACAACAGAAAGCCCAGGAATGTGTGGCCAACGGTACATGTACAGAG TCGATTCCCCTCAAAGGACCCAGATGTAAAAACAATGCTCCCTCAGGGAGTTGGTTTGCCAGAGATAATGCAGCTAATTTCTTGACTTGGTGTAATTCTCATGGAATGAAACAGGAATCTATGTTTGAAACAGAATATCTAG TATCACAAACAGACCAGAAGTCTGTGATTAACTGTTTATTAGAAGTAGCCAGACTTGGTTATAAGTTTGGACTGGAACCTCCTAATATCATCAAGATGGAAACAGAGATAGAGGAGGAAGAGGAGGAGATACCAGTCAGTAAACCGGTAGAGATTGTCAGACCTTTGTCTAATAAGGGGCCTAACCTGGATGCTGAG ATTCAGCGCATTGCATTTAACTGTAAATGTCATCAGTATATAAAGAAGTTAGGAGATGGAAAATATGCTATCTTTGGCAAAGTTGTACATATCAGG TTTTTACAGAATCGTCATATTATGGTACGGGTAGGTGGTGGATGGGATACGTTAGAAAACTACCTGGAGCATCACATTCCAAAACAAGTATTTGAACACCGTCGGGACATCCACGGAGAACCGAGAAAtgatgtaaataaatatttgtacTTCAAGTCACAGTACAGATCAACATCAGCCTCATGA
- the LOC139509662 gene encoding growth arrest-specific protein 2-like isoform X2: MTFECGNYDVIDSPMTKVVERDCGLIPMMNGHGKEAGLVPLSKEESQKEDEMTKRLHVLQEESLEPLKEDLSEWLAKTLNIDISAETFMDVLDNGVCLCKLAQVIQQKAQECVANGTCTESIPLKGPRCKNNAPSGSWFARDNAANFLTWCNSHGMKQESMFETEYLVSQTDQKSVINCLLEVARLGYKFGLEPPNIIKMETEIEEEEEEIPVSKPVEIVRPLSNKGPNLDAEIQRIAFNCKCHQYIKKLGDGKYAIFGKVVHIRFLQNRHIMVRVGGGWDTLENYLEHHIPKQVFEHRRDIHGEPRNDVNKYLYFKSQYRSTSAS; the protein is encoded by the exons ATGACTTTTGAATGT GGTAATTATGATGTAATTGACTCGCCGATGACCAAGGTGGTTGAGCGTGACTGTGGGTTAATCCCAATGATGAATGGACACGGTAAAGAAGCAGGGCTTGTTCCCCTTAGTAAGGAGGAAAGTCAGAAGGAAGATGAGATGACCAAAAGATTACACGTTCTTCAGGAAGAAAGTTTAGAGCCATTAAAAGAAGACTTGTCAGAATGGCTTGCAAAAACATTAA ATATAGATATATCAGCAGAGACATTTATGGATGTATTAGACAATGGTGTATGCTTATGTAAGCTAGCTCAAGTTATACAACAGAAAGCCCAGGAATGTGTGGCCAACGGTACATGTACAGAG TCGATTCCCCTCAAAGGACCCAGATGTAAAAACAATGCTCCCTCAGGGAGTTGGTTTGCCAGAGATAATGCAGCTAATTTCTTGACTTGGTGTAATTCTCATGGAATGAAACAGGAATCTATGTTTGAAACAGAATATCTAG TATCACAAACAGACCAGAAGTCTGTGATTAACTGTTTATTAGAAGTAGCCAGACTTGGTTATAAGTTTGGACTGGAACCTCCTAATATCATCAAGATGGAAACAGAGATAGAGGAGGAAGAGGAGGAGATACCAGTCAGTAAACCGGTAGAGATTGTCAGACCTTTGTCTAATAAGGGGCCTAACCTGGATGCTGAG ATTCAGCGCATTGCATTTAACTGTAAATGTCATCAGTATATAAAGAAGTTAGGAGATGGAAAATATGCTATCTTTGGCAAAGTTGTACATATCAGG TTTTTACAGAATCGTCATATTATGGTACGGGTAGGTGGTGGATGGGATACGTTAGAAAACTACCTGGAGCATCACATTCCAAAACAAGTATTTGAACACCGTCGGGACATCCACGGAGAACCGAGAAAtgatgtaaataaatatttgtacTTCAAGTCACAGTACAGATCAACATCAGCCTCATGA
- the LOC139509662 gene encoding growth arrest-specific protein 2-like isoform X3 — MTKVVERDCGLIPMMNGHGKEAGLVPLSKEESQKEDEMTKRLHVLQEESLEPLKEDLSEWLAKTLNIDISAETFMDVLDNGVCLCKLAQVIQQKAQECVANGTCTESIPLKGPRCKNNAPSGSWFARDNAANFLTWCNSHGMKQESMFETEYLVSQTDQKSVINCLLEVARLGYKFGLEPPNIIKMETEIEEEEEEIPVSKPVEIVRPLSNKGPNLDAEIQRIAFNCKCHQYIKKLGDGKYAIFGKVVHIRFLQNRHIMVRVGGGWDTLENYLEHHIPKQVFEHRRDIHGEPRNDVNKYLYFKSQYRSTSAS, encoded by the exons ATGACCAAGGTGGTTGAGCGTGACTGTGGGTTAATCCCAATGATGAATGGACACGGTAAAGAAGCAGGGCTTGTTCCCCTTAGTAAGGAGGAAAGTCAGAAGGAAGATGAGATGACCAAAAGATTACACGTTCTTCAGGAAGAAAGTTTAGAGCCATTAAAAGAAGACTTGTCAGAATGGCTTGCAAAAACATTAA ATATAGATATATCAGCAGAGACATTTATGGATGTATTAGACAATGGTGTATGCTTATGTAAGCTAGCTCAAGTTATACAACAGAAAGCCCAGGAATGTGTGGCCAACGGTACATGTACAGAG TCGATTCCCCTCAAAGGACCCAGATGTAAAAACAATGCTCCCTCAGGGAGTTGGTTTGCCAGAGATAATGCAGCTAATTTCTTGACTTGGTGTAATTCTCATGGAATGAAACAGGAATCTATGTTTGAAACAGAATATCTAG TATCACAAACAGACCAGAAGTCTGTGATTAACTGTTTATTAGAAGTAGCCAGACTTGGTTATAAGTTTGGACTGGAACCTCCTAATATCATCAAGATGGAAACAGAGATAGAGGAGGAAGAGGAGGAGATACCAGTCAGTAAACCGGTAGAGATTGTCAGACCTTTGTCTAATAAGGGGCCTAACCTGGATGCTGAG ATTCAGCGCATTGCATTTAACTGTAAATGTCATCAGTATATAAAGAAGTTAGGAGATGGAAAATATGCTATCTTTGGCAAAGTTGTACATATCAGG TTTTTACAGAATCGTCATATTATGGTACGGGTAGGTGGTGGATGGGATACGTTAGAAAACTACCTGGAGCATCACATTCCAAAACAAGTATTTGAACACCGTCGGGACATCCACGGAGAACCGAGAAAtgatgtaaataaatatttgtacTTCAAGTCACAGTACAGATCAACATCAGCCTCATGA